Proteins encoded within one genomic window of Armatimonadota bacterium:
- a CDS encoding DNA-processing protein DprA: MEITLPQFALMLHSVPHLGPKGIQRILCDISAPIGTKTINLSELQFWKLSADCLIRNYKVHPEAAHYIEFCKEQLLNSSRDLLKAVQKLGIHVVTVVDSDYPPCIREYEAHPPPILYIYGNMSLLRERKFAVISSNDISGRSIEITREISSLLSEEGLTAVTSHNTHSYQIVGIAAKSRNAPLVLVLDRGILSAFPQGLGWEPVAQARIWDLRFDPQRDVVISKFRVYDPWIGANGRERDRMVFSMADIVVAVEVRAGGVMEAECLRAFKHGREVYVYKPDDGEPPAGNQTLLNKGCEPLNPTQARSLMRTLDLPNDDDLELSQ, translated from the coding sequence ATGGAAATTACTCTTCCCCAATTTGCACTAATGCTACATTCGGTTCCACACCTAGGACCAAAGGGAATCCAACGGATTTTATGCGATATTTCAGCACCTATTGGAACCAAAACCATTAATCTTAGTGAGCTTCAGTTTTGGAAACTCTCAGCAGATTGCCTAATAAGAAATTATAAGGTTCACCCAGAAGCAGCACATTACATTGAATTTTGCAAGGAGCAATTACTCAATTCATCAAGGGATTTATTAAAGGCGGTTCAGAAACTTGGTATCCATGTAGTAACGGTTGTCGATTCTGATTATCCCCCTTGTATTCGGGAATACGAAGCCCATCCGCCGCCAATACTTTATATTTATGGAAATATGTCCCTCCTTAGAGAAAGAAAATTCGCAGTAATTAGCTCAAATGATATAAGTGGCCGAAGCATAGAAATAACCCGCGAAATTTCTAGCTTATTATCTGAAGAGGGTCTTACTGCGGTAACTAGTCATAACACGCATTCATATCAGATTGTAGGCATAGCTGCTAAAAGCCGCAATGCTCCATTAGTGCTAGTTCTTGATAGGGGTATTCTTAGTGCATTTCCACAGGGTCTTGGATGGGAACCTGTTGCACAGGCGCGTATTTGGGATTTGCGGTTTGACCCTCAGCGGGACGTAGTGATCTCGAAGTTTCGAGTTTATGATCCATGGATTGGAGCAAATGGGCGTGAACGCGACCGCATGGTTTTTAGCATGGCTGATATTGTAGTAGCTGTTGAGGTGCGAGCCGGAGGGGTGATGGAGGCGGAATGCCTTCGAGCGTTTAAACATGGTAGAGAGGTTTATGTTTACAAACCTGACGACGGAGAACCTCCTGCTGGCAATCAAACCTTGTTGAACAAAGGCTGTGAACCGTTGAATCCTACGCAGGCTCGCTCACTGATGCGAACTCTTGATTTACCAAATGATGACGATTTGGAATTAAGCCAATAA
- the nusA gene encoding transcription termination factor NusA, giving the protein MNGDFIDALRAIEKEKEIPFEVLVETIESALVTAYKKNFAATGDIRVRVEFSKGGFKVFCEKTVVDKVNNPHAEISLAEAHTLNSSLKLGDVIEVEVTPKDFGRIAAQTAKQVVVQRIREAERDKIFEEFSERIGEVMTGTVQRHEQKNVFISLGKVEALLPPNEQVPTEPYKFNDRIKVYILDVRRTPKGPQVIVSRTHPSLIRRLFELEVPEIHDGVVTIKSVAREPGARSKIAVASNDEKVDPVGACVGHRGSRVQAIVNELYDEKIDIVRWDENPSKFIAEALSPAKVISVDADEETMSAFVIVPDNQLSLAIGKAGQNVRLAARLTGWRIDIKSESQVARAALTVKLPEEGKPGVEESSTEAGGVEEYVSPEEVEEKLITEEGEAAVEEEVQLEEEEPSEKAVEAVAEAIVYQGESEVEDTPQEQEPEDNEMAST; this is encoded by the coding sequence ATGAACGGTGATTTCATAGACGCGCTACGTGCAATTGAAAAAGAAAAAGAGATACCTTTCGAGGTACTCGTTGAGACAATAGAATCGGCGCTCGTTACTGCTTACAAGAAGAATTTTGCCGCAACGGGCGATATTCGCGTGCGTGTGGAATTCAGCAAGGGCGGATTCAAAGTCTTTTGCGAGAAAACCGTTGTGGACAAAGTTAACAACCCTCACGCAGAGATATCACTTGCAGAGGCGCATACTTTAAATTCAAGCCTTAAGCTTGGAGATGTAATTGAAGTAGAGGTAACGCCTAAAGATTTCGGACGAATCGCTGCGCAGACTGCAAAGCAAGTAGTTGTTCAGCGCATAAGGGAAGCGGAACGCGATAAAATTTTTGAAGAGTTTAGCGAGCGCATTGGCGAAGTTATGACCGGTACAGTTCAGCGCCATGAACAAAAAAACGTTTTCATTTCGCTGGGCAAAGTTGAAGCTCTCCTGCCGCCAAATGAACAAGTGCCAACCGAGCCATATAAATTCAACGACAGGATAAAGGTCTACATACTCGACGTTAGGAGGACTCCAAAAGGCCCACAGGTGATCGTATCTCGCACACATCCGAGCCTTATTCGGCGTCTTTTTGAGCTTGAAGTACCGGAAATTCATGATGGCGTGGTAACCATAAAATCGGTTGCCCGCGAACCGGGTGCAAGGTCAAAAATTGCTGTTGCTTCTAATGACGAGAAAGTTGACCCTGTTGGAGCATGTGTTGGCCACCGGGGCAGCCGTGTTCAGGCAATCGTTAACGAGCTGTACGACGAGAAGATTGATATTGTTAGATGGGATGAAAATCCTTCGAAGTTTATTGCAGAAGCGCTCAGCCCAGCAAAGGTTATATCTGTTGATGCAGATGAAGAAACAATGAGTGCATTTGTAATCGTTCCTGATAATCAACTATCGTTAGCGATTGGCAAGGCAGGCCAAAATGTTCGTTTAGCTGCACGTCTCACAGGATGGCGCATAGATATAAAAAGCGAATCCCAAGTGGCAAGAGCTGCTTTGACCGTTAAACTTCCTGAGGAAGGAAAACCTGGCGTCGAAGAAAGCTCAACCGAAGCCGGTGGAGTCGAAGAATACGTGTCTCCTGAGGAGGTAGAAGAAAAACTAATAACTGAAGAAGGCGAAGCTGCTGTTGAGGAAGAAGTTCAATTGGAGGAGGAAGAGCCTTCAGAAAAGGCAGTAGAAGCTGTTGCTGAAGCAATAGTTTATCAAGGTGAATCTGAGGTAGAGGACACTCCGCAAGAGCAAGAGCCAGAAGATAACGAAATGGCGTCTACCTAA
- a CDS encoding BlaI/MecI/CopY family transcriptional regulator: protein MDSKDGARDYVGIRKGLGGKSLGELEAQILDIIWDLEPPVSTTQVFKIMYPRRELSYSTIMLTMAKLARKGILSQEKTGDKKTDPFIYIPNITREEMGLVLLNEVSKKVLHKPLHEAIPMLCGMKEGEISAKALEKLGERIKNVEIKAE from the coding sequence ATGGATTCAAAGGACGGTGCCAGGGATTATGTAGGTATTCGCAAAGGACTTGGGGGAAAATCTCTTGGAGAATTGGAGGCCCAAATACTCGATATAATTTGGGACCTAGAGCCACCTGTTAGCACTACTCAGGTTTTTAAAATTATGTACCCCCGACGCGAGTTGTCTTACTCAACGATAATGCTTACCATGGCTAAGCTAGCCAGAAAAGGAATACTTAGCCAGGAAAAAACCGGAGATAAAAAAACCGATCCATTCATTTACATCCCAAATATTACCCGCGAAGAAATGGGGCTAGTGCTACTTAATGAAGTATCCAAAAAGGTCTTACACAAACCACTGCATGAAGCAATTCCCATGTTGTGTGGGATGAAAGAAGGCGAGATTTCTGCAAAGGCACTTGAGAAACTTGGAGAGCGCATAAAGAACGTCGAAATAAAAGCTGAGTAG
- a CDS encoding YlxR family protein — translation MRQRKIPIRTCVACRTSGEKKSLIRIVRTSEGRVVIDATGKLPGRGAYVCPSVNCLNKAIKEKRLSRALRIEVPEEVIQEAKQIVSQGSEEM, via the coding sequence ATGAGACAACGCAAGATACCTATAAGGACCTGCGTGGCATGTAGAACAAGCGGTGAGAAGAAATCACTCATTAGGATAGTTAGAACTTCCGAAGGGCGAGTTGTCATAGATGCCACTGGTAAGTTGCCAGGAAGAGGAGCTTATGTCTGTCCGTCTGTCAATTGCTTGAATAAAGCAATAAAGGAAAAGCGTTTATCTCGGGCGTTGCGCATCGAAGTCCCTGAGGAAGTTATACAGGAAGCAAAACAAATCGTGAGTCAAGGGTCGGAAGAGATGTAG
- a CDS encoding thymidylate synthase: MDLTLPVIHVVAENLPEAWERAVVETWKHGATIQTQYDKPTDPPSKDALSVIVVTNPMSEPRIHRAFPGGIVELEAYRQEVVDGIHDHWVNPAEGKWEYTYHERLTAYSVPGIKEPVNQLDYVVSALAEAPYTRRAQAITWKPWEDAGIQDPACLQRMWFRVFGDELVLNVHMRSNDAFKASFMNMYAFTDLQRVVAERLSDRIGRRIKVGQYTHIADSFHIYGSYFEEFEGFLKTLQTRTFEQRVFRTEDVQDIIDEAREQIARSLETEIISGRKGL, from the coding sequence ATGGATTTAACACTACCGGTAATTCATGTAGTTGCAGAAAACTTGCCCGAAGCGTGGGAACGAGCAGTTGTAGAAACCTGGAAGCATGGTGCAACAATACAGACACAATACGATAAGCCAACTGACCCGCCGAGTAAGGATGCGCTATCTGTTATTGTGGTTACTAACCCCATGTCCGAGCCGCGAATTCATCGGGCATTTCCAGGGGGTATCGTTGAACTTGAAGCATACCGCCAAGAAGTTGTGGATGGAATCCACGATCATTGGGTAAACCCTGCCGAAGGGAAATGGGAGTATACATATCATGAACGCTTAACAGCATATTCAGTTCCTGGCATAAAGGAACCTGTTAATCAACTTGATTACGTGGTATCAGCACTTGCAGAAGCTCCGTACACTCGCCGTGCACAGGCGATTACCTGGAAGCCATGGGAGGATGCAGGTATTCAAGACCCTGCATGCCTTCAGCGGATGTGGTTCCGAGTATTTGGCGACGAATTAGTTCTAAACGTTCACATGCGTTCGAATGACGCCTTCAAAGCCTCGTTTATGAACATGTATGCTTTTACTGATCTTCAGCGAGTTGTTGCTGAAAGACTTTCCGACCGTATTGGGCGCAGGATTAAAGTAGGGCAATATACACATATTGCTGATTCTTTCCATATTTACGGTTCATATTTTGAAGAATTTGAGGGTTTCCTTAAGACTCTGCAAACGCGCACATTCGAACAAAGAGTTTTTCGCACTGAGGATGTCCAAGATATCATTGATGAAGCAAGAGAGCAGATTGCGCGTTCTCTTGAAACTGAGATTATTTCGGGGAGAAAAGGACTTTGA
- a CDS encoding MgtC/SapB family protein, producing MMMDIGSMLGKLVLATILGGIVGWEREVHDRPAGLRTHMLVCLGSTLITLVSMSFGTTSDPSRIAAQIVSGIGFLGAGTILRQGNVVRGLTTAASLWTTAGIGLAVAVGKGLLILAVLTTLIVFLTLSVLSRLESSIGKKNIRQLRLEIPAQETSVLTETLEKLVSMGVVIRSISSREGAAGMRIIDMRVCVPRDIKVESISEMLSSLPKLTRFEWT from the coding sequence ATGATGATGGACATAGGCTCAATGCTTGGAAAACTTGTCTTGGCGACAATTCTTGGAGGAATAGTCGGTTGGGAACGCGAAGTGCACGACCGACCTGCCGGTTTGCGTACCCACATGCTTGTGTGTTTGGGTTCGACACTCATAACTCTTGTTTCGATGTCTTTTGGTACAACCTCTGACCCGAGCAGAATTGCCGCACAAATAGTAAGCGGAATTGGCTTTTTAGGAGCTGGCACAATTTTGCGACAAGGAAACGTAGTTCGTGGTCTAACAACAGCCGCAAGTTTATGGACTACTGCTGGCATTGGGTTGGCGGTTGCCGTAGGCAAGGGGTTGCTAATACTTGCTGTTTTAACAACTTTAATAGTTTTTCTGACTCTATCGGTTTTGAGCAGGCTGGAATCAAGCATCGGGAAGAAAAATATACGTCAGCTTAGACTTGAGATACCGGCTCAGGAAACAAGTGTTCTCACAGAGACGCTCGAGAAGCTTGTGAGCATGGGTGTTGTTATTCGTTCGATATCTTCTCGAGAAGGTGCGGCCGGCATGAGGATAATTGATATGAGGGTTTGTGTGCCTCGAGATATAAAAGTGGAATCAATAAGCGAGATGCTATCAAGTTTGCCAAAGTTAACTAGATTCGAATGGACATAA
- the smc gene encoding chromosome segregation protein SMC gives MLLKKLEIQGFKSFADRTEILFTPGVIAVVGPNGSGKSNISDAILWVLGEQNVRALRGQKYEDVIFAGTDKRRPVGMAEVSLTVDNSSGKLPIEFSEVTVTRRAYRSGESEFFINKTPCRLKDIYELFLDTGVGRGAYSIVSQGEIDAILSARPEDRRELFDEAAGIKKYRHRKKEAERKLETTEQNLQRVNDIIREIEAQIEPMVEQAEVAKRYLELVSRLREIEIGILVNDLQRYNAEIQAVRLNKQVFTHEISDADALLAALEEEKSALAVDLANADAQVERYQAQYQEALTHLERTESQLALVNQRHSSSENAKNLLSEEIAQLERRIAQLDSQRENLLAERESLEKEEAKLNRRLEDKIAELHALQEKMEAAEQAANEKKSDYIELAKKLAAQKTELANTTARIESLQESLERLTVELKDAEQAMGKVCTEKENTESELLKIKADLEKVASEMSALSIEIKEKQAAVGKLDDELSQLKSTLVDKQSRLKTLCEMEEAREGYFLGVRSVMKAVKSGLIDGGFAVVADVIKVPNGYETAFEVALGSSLQDIITDSEREAKEAIEYLKTNKAGRATFLPLNMMRYTVSPLLKELVGRDGVLGLGNELAEFDPKYAPAINSLLGKVLVAQDIDSAITVSKSAVGWSKIVTLEGELVLPSGAITGGKAPGKTTNNLLERKRVIENLQNEVREIERNIAVKQSSAQALKQEINELSNRLAALGEQDTALKMSFLEKERQVEFLSREAARLAKELEVIESEREDVRENLDKACETQTLLISAIEEANKENATLDDQINKTESETQELQERCDLVSGEISAVNISLASLVQKKVAIESSLTDSENTWKEISTEIFRKREQLRMAIEERDETERRRVELEAELENAKRISIETQTQSEQWRRTKQTILASSMEVTERIKEVNRNREDLTQKVHAAELREARLEVQIAQTTARLLDEYDITAEEALRKERPEVKHGSAAEVMRLRREIKAMGEVNTGAVQEYSRLSERLEFLSSQQRDLIDARQKLVSAIKEIDENTRGVFLETFEAVGRAFNEMFCRLFGGGKTQLVLTDPDNILESGIDVMVELPGKKLQNLLLLSGGERALIASALMFALLSVKPSPFCVLDEVDAPLDEANVEKFADIIREFAENSQMIVITHNRATMEAADVLYGVTMQEPGISKVVSVKMSEIEAKSQ, from the coding sequence ATGTTACTTAAGAAGCTCGAGATTCAAGGATTTAAAAGTTTTGCTGACCGGACCGAAATCCTCTTTACACCGGGCGTCATTGCGGTTGTTGGTCCAAATGGTAGTGGAAAAAGCAACATCTCCGACGCTATCCTCTGGGTACTTGGCGAGCAGAACGTTCGTGCCTTACGCGGACAAAAATACGAGGATGTAATATTTGCAGGCACGGATAAGCGCCGACCAGTTGGGATGGCTGAAGTTTCCCTCACGGTTGACAATTCGAGCGGGAAATTGCCAATCGAATTTTCTGAGGTAACGGTTACTCGCCGTGCTTATCGCTCAGGTGAAAGCGAGTTTTTCATAAACAAGACCCCATGCAGGCTCAAAGACATATATGAACTATTTCTTGATACCGGTGTTGGGCGAGGGGCATACTCCATTGTAAGCCAGGGTGAGATAGACGCTATTCTTTCGGCTCGACCCGAAGATAGGCGCGAGTTGTTCGATGAAGCAGCCGGCATTAAGAAATACCGCCACAGGAAAAAAGAAGCTGAGCGAAAGCTAGAAACCACTGAGCAGAATCTCCAGCGAGTGAATGATATTATTAGGGAAATCGAAGCCCAAATTGAGCCGATGGTTGAACAAGCCGAAGTGGCAAAAAGATATTTGGAGCTCGTATCCAGGCTCCGGGAAATAGAAATAGGCATTCTTGTGAACGACCTTCAGCGCTATAACGCTGAAATTCAGGCAGTGCGTTTAAATAAGCAGGTCTTTACTCATGAAATTTCCGATGCGGATGCCTTACTTGCAGCTTTAGAGGAGGAGAAGTCTGCACTCGCTGTTGATTTAGCCAACGCTGACGCTCAGGTAGAACGATATCAAGCTCAGTATCAGGAAGCACTGACTCATCTTGAGCGGACAGAGAGCCAACTGGCTTTAGTAAACCAGAGGCATTCTTCGTCGGAAAATGCCAAAAATCTGCTTTCAGAGGAAATTGCCCAGCTTGAAAGGCGTATTGCCCAGCTTGATTCCCAACGAGAAAATCTATTAGCAGAACGCGAAAGCTTGGAAAAAGAGGAGGCTAAATTAAACCGGCGGCTGGAAGATAAAATTGCTGAACTTCATGCGCTTCAAGAAAAAATGGAGGCAGCTGAACAGGCGGCAAATGAGAAGAAAAGTGATTACATTGAACTGGCAAAAAAGTTAGCGGCTCAAAAGACAGAATTAGCAAATACGACTGCCAGAATTGAAAGTCTTCAAGAATCGCTAGAACGCTTAACAGTTGAGCTAAAAGACGCTGAACAAGCTATGGGTAAAGTGTGCACAGAAAAGGAGAACACGGAGAGTGAGCTTCTAAAAATTAAGGCTGACCTTGAAAAAGTTGCCTCGGAAATGTCTGCTCTCAGCATAGAAATTAAGGAAAAGCAGGCAGCTGTTGGTAAGTTAGATGATGAACTTTCGCAACTTAAGAGCACACTAGTAGACAAGCAGTCGCGTTTGAAAACACTGTGCGAAATGGAGGAGGCTAGAGAAGGGTATTTCCTCGGGGTTCGCTCTGTAATGAAGGCAGTAAAATCAGGATTAATAGACGGTGGCTTTGCAGTAGTAGCAGACGTGATAAAAGTACCAAACGGGTACGAGACAGCCTTTGAAGTCGCTCTTGGGTCGAGCCTTCAAGACATAATTACCGACTCTGAACGTGAGGCGAAAGAAGCAATAGAGTATTTAAAAACAAACAAAGCTGGTCGAGCCACGTTCCTGCCTCTTAACATGATGCGGTATACGGTATCTCCGCTTCTCAAAGAGCTAGTTGGCAGAGACGGGGTACTAGGTCTTGGAAATGAACTCGCAGAATTTGACCCAAAATATGCTCCTGCGATTAATTCTTTGTTAGGCAAGGTTCTGGTTGCGCAGGATATAGATTCAGCAATAACAGTGTCGAAATCAGCAGTTGGTTGGAGTAAGATAGTTACCCTTGAAGGCGAACTTGTGCTTCCAAGTGGAGCAATTACTGGGGGCAAAGCACCAGGTAAAACTACAAATAATCTTCTGGAGCGGAAGCGCGTAATTGAAAATTTGCAAAACGAAGTACGTGAAATCGAGAGGAATATCGCGGTCAAACAATCCTCGGCCCAAGCGTTAAAGCAGGAGATAAATGAGCTATCAAACAGACTAGCAGCTTTGGGAGAGCAGGATACTGCACTAAAGATGTCGTTTTTAGAAAAGGAGCGTCAGGTTGAGTTCCTGTCCCGTGAAGCTGCAAGGCTTGCGAAGGAGTTAGAAGTTATTGAGTCTGAAAGGGAAGATGTCCGAGAAAATTTGGACAAAGCCTGCGAAACTCAAACCTTGCTTATATCCGCCATAGAAGAGGCAAATAAGGAAAATGCCACCCTTGATGACCAGATAAACAAAACAGAAAGCGAGACTCAGGAGTTACAAGAAAGATGTGACCTTGTAAGTGGTGAGATTAGTGCTGTTAACATTTCCTTAGCTTCGCTCGTCCAAAAAAAGGTAGCTATTGAAAGCAGTCTGACAGACTCTGAAAACACTTGGAAGGAAATTTCCACCGAGATATTTCGCAAGCGTGAGCAATTAAGAATGGCCATAGAAGAAAGGGATGAAACTGAGCGTAGGCGAGTCGAGCTAGAGGCAGAATTAGAAAATGCTAAAAGAATTTCGATAGAGACGCAGACCCAATCTGAACAATGGCGCAGGACAAAGCAAACAATACTGGCATCAAGCATGGAAGTTACTGAACGTATAAAGGAGGTAAACCGCAATCGAGAGGACTTAACGCAAAAAGTTCATGCCGCGGAGCTCCGTGAAGCCAGATTGGAAGTTCAGATTGCGCAAACGACAGCGCGTTTACTAGATGAATATGATATAACTGCGGAGGAAGCTCTTCGGAAAGAACGTCCCGAAGTAAAACACGGTTCTGCTGCCGAGGTGATGAGACTGCGCCGCGAAATAAAAGCAATGGGGGAAGTTAACACTGGGGCAGTTCAGGAGTACTCCAGACTTAGCGAAAGGTTGGAGTTTCTAAGCTCTCAACAAAGGGACCTGATTGATGCACGGCAAAAGCTTGTGAGTGCAATAAAGGAAATAGACGAAAATACTAGAGGCGTTTTCCTTGAGACATTCGAGGCCGTTGGAAGAGCATTTAATGAAATGTTCTGTCGCCTTTTTGGCGGTGGGAAGACTCAATTGGTGCTTACTGATCCAGATAACATACTTGAGAGCGGGATAGATGTAATGGTCGAGCTTCCAGGTAAGAAGCTACAAAATCTTCTTTTGCTCTCAGGTGGCGAAAGGGCCCTTATAGCATCAGCTTTGATGTTTGCTTTGCTATCTGTAAAACCAAGTCCGTTTTGTGTTTTGGATGAGGTTGATGCTCCCTTAGATGAAGCAAACGTAGAGAAATTTGCTGACATAATAAGGGAGTTTGCTGAGAATTCCCAGATGATTGTAATAACTCATAACAGGGCAACAATGGAAGCTGCAGACGTTCTTTATGGCGTGACAATGCAGGAACCTGGTATATCAAAGGTTGTTTCGGTAAAGATGTCCGAGATTGAAGCAAAAAGTCAATAG